From Vitis vinifera cultivar Pinot Noir 40024 chromosome 3, ASM3070453v1, the proteins below share one genomic window:
- the LOC100853559 gene encoding phenylalanine--tRNA ligase alpha subunit, cytoplasmic: protein MAEEAILGHLEKNVEISDSGDFASQSGIDHNEIVNVIKSLHGFRLVDAQDIKREKWVLTDEGKLYAAAGSPEVQLFLAVPPEGISREELQRKVDPSVYKIGCSQAIKNKWLEIGKQQVSRKVQQVEDTAKDLLTRIQNEEALSQADIDALKRRKLIALQTWKGYSVRKGPNYAPKRKKVATDLTRENLQRGDWKELEFKEYNFNAKGQSAEGGHLHPLLKVRRQLQMIFLQMGFEEMPTNNFVESSFWNFDALFQPQQHPARDSHDTFFLQAPSTTKMLPEDYVERVKHVHEHGGYGSRGYGYDWKREEANKNLLRTHTTAVSSRMLYLLAQKPFAPKKYYSIDRVFRNEAVDRTHLAEFHQIEGLVCDRGLTLGDLIGVLQDFFSRLGMSQLRFKPAYNPYTEPSMEIFSYHEGLKKWVEIGNSGMFRPEMLLPMGLPEDVRVIAWGLSLERPTMILYGVDNIRDLFGHKVDLGLIKRNPICRLGIE, encoded by the exons ATGGCGGAAGAAGCCATATTAGGTCATCTGGAGAAGAATGTCGAAATCTCCGATTCAGGCGACTTCGCTTCCCAAAGCGGAATCGACCACAACGAGATTGTCAACGTCATCAAGAGCCTCCACGGTTTCAGACTCGTCGATGCTCAG GATATCAAGAGGGAAAAGTGGGTGCTCACCGATGAAGGCAAGTTATATGCTGCGGCTGGCTCACCGGAAGTGCAATTGTTCTTGGCCGTACCACCTGAGGGCATATCACGAGAAGAACTGCAg AGAAAGGTTGACCCCTCGGTGTACAAAATAGGTTGCTCACAGGCCATAAAGAATAAATGGTTGGAGATAGGAAAACAACAAGTGTCCAGAAAG GTTCAACAAGTGGAGGACACAGCCAAAGATCTGCTTACACGGATCCAAAATGAGGAG GCACTTAGCCAAGCTGACATTGACGCTCTCAAACGAAGAAAGCTTATTGCTCTGCA GACATGGAAAGGTTACTCAGTGAGAAAAGGTCCTAATTATGCTCCCAAGAGAAAGAAAGTTGCTACTGATTTGACTCGAGAAAATCTGCAAAG GGGTGATTGGAAGGAGCTAGAGTTCAAAGAGTATAATTTCAATGCCAAAGGTCAATCTGCTGAAGGTGGCCATCTTCATCCATTGCTCAAG GTACGGCGACAACTGCAGATGATTTTTCTCCAAATGGG TTTTGAGGAGATGCCAACAAACAATTTTGTTGAAAGCAG CTTCTGGAATTTTGATGCACTGTTCCAGCCACAACAACACCCTGCTCGTGATTCACATGATACCTTCTTCCTGCAAG CTCCTTCCACTACAAAGATGCTGCCTGAAGATTATGTTGAGCGGGTGAAGCATGTTCATGAGCATGGTGGTTATGGATCCAGAGg ATATGGATATGATTGGAAAAGGGAGGAAGCAAACAAGAACCTACTGCGAACTCACACCACTGCTGTTTCCTCAAGGATGCTTTACTTGCTAGCACAG AAACCTTTTGCCCCTAAAAAGTACTACTCCATTGATCGTGTTTTCAGAAATGAAGCTGTTGATCGAACACATCTTGCAGAGTTTCATCAGATAGAAG GCCTTGTATGTGATAGGGGGCTAACTCTTGGCGATCTGATTGGAGTCTTACAGGACTTCTTTTCACGTCTAG GAATGTCCCAGCTACGTTTCAAGCCTGCTTACAATCCATACACTGAACCCAGCATGGAAATCTTCAG TTATCATGAAGGCTTGAAGAAATGGGTAGAGATAGGAAATTCTGGCATGTTCAGACCTGAAATGTTGCTTCCTATGGGACTCCCAGAAGATGTCCGGGTTATTGCATGGGGCCTTTCCCTTGAGAG ACCAACCATGATATTGTATGGTGTAGACAACATTCGGGATCTCTTCGGGCACAAG gtGGATCTTGGACTCATCAAGAGAAACCCAATATGTCGCCTTGGAATTGAGTAG